Proteins from one Paenibacillus amylolyticus genomic window:
- the dctA gene encoding C4-dicarboxylate transporter DctA gives MSFVKSLFFQIIVAVVIGICVGILWPDLGSLLQPLGTGFIKLIKMIIAPLIFMVIVTGIAKIGDLKSVGRIGLKAIVWFEIATTVALVLGLGTANLLRPGAGMNVDPSTIDASGIEAKTNGSELPHTVDFIMNIIPTSVVDAFAQNALLQVLLVACLFGVALAATESKAKENVLTLIENLLGIVFRIIGYIMKLAPIGAFGAMAYTVGAYGASTLSSFGLLILACYGAALLFLIMLALAAWWITGLNFLQFVKYTRSEVMLAIGTGSSEVVMPRMMDKLTKAGCDRAVVGLVVPTGYSFNLDGASIYLSLATVFVAQAVGIELTFMQQITILLVLMLSSKGMAGVPGSAFLALSATAVAVNAFPVAAVALLLGADRFMDTMRVFTNLMGNCVAAFVVAKWEGLLDQKRMRAVLSGEISAAELEKEEQAARSLLKLNLQEKQGKGSVSPEMS, from the coding sequence ATGTCATTTGTGAAATCATTATTTTTTCAAATTATTGTAGCGGTAGTCATCGGGATTTGCGTAGGCATCCTGTGGCCGGATCTGGGCAGCTTGCTGCAACCGCTCGGAACAGGTTTCATCAAATTGATTAAGATGATCATCGCACCACTGATTTTCATGGTGATTGTGACAGGCATTGCCAAGATCGGGGATCTGAAGTCGGTAGGTCGCATTGGATTGAAAGCCATCGTGTGGTTCGAAATTGCAACTACAGTGGCGCTGGTACTTGGACTGGGAACAGCCAATCTGCTTCGCCCAGGTGCCGGAATGAACGTGGACCCTTCAACCATAGATGCAAGTGGCATTGAAGCGAAAACGAATGGTTCCGAGTTACCGCATACGGTAGACTTTATCATGAATATTATTCCGACAAGTGTTGTCGATGCCTTTGCACAGAATGCACTTCTGCAAGTATTGCTCGTGGCATGCCTGTTCGGGGTTGCGCTGGCAGCAACGGAAAGTAAGGCGAAAGAGAATGTTTTGACGCTGATTGAGAACTTGCTTGGTATTGTGTTCCGCATCATCGGTTATATCATGAAACTTGCGCCGATCGGTGCATTTGGAGCCATGGCCTACACAGTAGGTGCGTATGGGGCTTCCACATTGTCGTCCTTTGGTCTGCTGATTCTGGCCTGTTACGGCGCAGCGCTGCTGTTTCTCATCATGTTGGCACTCGCTGCCTGGTGGATTACCGGACTGAACTTCCTGCAATTTGTGAAGTATACCCGTTCTGAAGTGATGCTGGCGATTGGGACCGGATCATCGGAAGTGGTGATGCCACGCATGATGGACAAACTAACCAAGGCAGGATGTGATCGTGCAGTTGTGGGGCTTGTGGTGCCGACGGGGTATTCATTCAATCTGGATGGCGCTTCGATCTATTTATCGTTGGCAACAGTCTTTGTGGCTCAGGCCGTAGGAATTGAACTGACGTTTATGCAGCAGATTACGATTTTGCTGGTGTTGATGTTAAGTTCCAAAGGCATGGCAGGCGTGCCTGGCTCTGCATTCCTGGCCCTGTCCGCGACGGCAGTTGCCGTCAATGCTTTTCCGGTAGCAGCGGTTGCTCTGCTGCTTGGTGCAGATCGTTTTATGGATACCATGCGTGTTTTCACAAACCTGATGGGCAACTGTGTTGCGGCATTCGTGGTCGCAAAATGGGAAGGCCTGCTGGATCAAAAGCGAATGCGTGCCGTACTCTCTGGGGAGATTAGTGCTGCTGAACTGGAAAAGGAAGAACAGGCTGCACGATCCCTATTGAAGTTAAACTTACAGGAAAAGCAAGGGAAAGGTTCTGTTTCACCGGAGATGTCATAA
- a CDS encoding metal-dependent hydrolase: MLNITYHGHSSVQLGTEDKSLIIDPFLRGNELAIAKPEDIKTDVVLLTHAHMDHILDAEPIAKANNAKVVAIVELATYMSWKGLDTLGMNMGGTVDLGFAQAKMIQAFHTSGIVLEEEQRIMYAGVPAGYIITIGGKTILHAGDTSLFGDMKMIGDRHDIDVAFLPIGGHFTMGPEDALQAAEWFNAKLTIPVHYDTFPVIRQDAEHFVQQLAAKGLEGRVLAPGDSITL, translated from the coding sequence TTGTTGAATATTACGTACCATGGTCACTCCAGTGTACAGCTGGGCACAGAAGATAAGTCTCTGATCATTGATCCTTTCCTGCGTGGCAACGAGCTTGCAATCGCAAAACCTGAGGATATCAAGACCGATGTTGTGTTGCTGACACATGCACATATGGATCACATCCTCGATGCTGAGCCTATTGCCAAAGCAAATAACGCCAAAGTTGTGGCTATTGTGGAGTTGGCTACATATATGTCCTGGAAAGGTCTGGACACGCTCGGCATGAACATGGGCGGAACAGTGGATCTTGGCTTTGCTCAAGCCAAAATGATTCAGGCATTCCATACTTCCGGGATTGTGCTGGAAGAAGAACAGCGGATTATGTATGCAGGTGTGCCAGCTGGATATATCATTACAATTGGTGGTAAAACGATTTTGCATGCCGGAGACACGAGTCTTTTCGGGGATATGAAAATGATTGGGGATCGCCATGATATTGACGTAGCTTTCTTGCCGATCGGTGGACATTTCACCATGGGACCTGAGGATGCGCTGCAAGCGGCCGAATGGTTCAATGCCAAACTGACGATTCCAGTCCATTATGATACATTCCCGGTGATTCGTCAGGATGCGGAACACTTCGTGCAACAACTGGCTGCCAAAGGGCTGGAAGGTCGTGTGCTGGCTCCGGGAGATTCCATTACCCTGTAA